TCGATTTCTTCGGGGATAAGTGCAAGGCGACCGACATGGCCCCGAATGGACATCAATAGATCTCCACGCTTTAGCTGCGAGCGACGGTACTGTTTCGAAATCTCTGGCGTTGTCCTGCGAACGCCCGCGAGTCGGATGCCCACACCATCCATATCCGCTACTCGAATGTAGGGGATCCCGCCGTCGATGTCTGGGCCCGGTTTCAGGATGCCGTAAGTCAGGGGCCTAGCTGGATCGATGAAGTCCGAAAGTGGGCGCATTTCTACATCGGGCGTCAGCAGGATCGAATCGCCAAGACCTGAAGTGATCACGGACGTTGCGGAGTCAAGCATCATTTGGGAATTGCGAACGATGGCGTCGGCCTCGTCGAGGATCGCTGCGATGCGGCGCTGCTCGGCGAGGGGTGGGAGGGGGACGCTCAATTGGCGGAGAAAGTCGGCGGGTACACGCCGTTGCCCCCCGCTGCCGGTCATTCTGATCTGCCCGCTTGCCCTCACGACGGGGGACCGCAGGAAGTGCAGCAAGTAGCGGCGGTTTATACGAGCATCATCAGGCCGCACTACGTGGAATTCGGTTGAGCCCCAGCCCTGGTCGGTTGGGATCGACGCCTGGCCAATCTTGCCGTTTTCGAAGCAAGGTGTGATCTTCGCGACAAGCAGATCCTTGTTGCGAAAAGGTGTGTAGCCGGGCTTCAGGTCCTCGGGCTTGAGCTGAACCCCCTGGCTCGTCTTTCCGTCTTCTGCCAGGTCTGCCATTCCGAGAAACGTCGCCGTTATCTGATTGTTCTGCCCTCGCGGGTTCAAGGTGGCCAGAGTGCCCAGCGGAACGGTCTCCCAGGTCACGCGAGCATCTCCCGCAGGCGCTTCAGGCCGTCCTGGATCTCAACCTCGAGGGCGTCGAGCTCGTCGAGGATCTCCTGCGGCGAGCGGTGCTCGACGTCCTCGACCTCGATTTCCTTGTAGCGGTTGAGGGAGAGGTCGTAGCCGTTGTCGACGATCTCCTGCTTCGGTACGAAGAAGCTCTGATCGGTCCGGGCGCGGTCGGCTTCGGCATCCTGGTTCCGCCACCGTGACAGCACGTCCGGCAGGTCGTTCGCCTCGATCGGGGTCCGCTTGTCGTCGAGGGTCATGCCGTCAGCGCGCACGTCGTAGAACCACACCCGGTCCGTGCCACCAGACGACGTCTTCGTGAACAGCAGGATCGCCGTCGACACCCCGGTGTAGGGCTTGAAGGTGCCTGACGGGAGCTTGATGACGGCATCCAGCTTGTGGTCGTCGACGAGCATCCGTCGCACCGCCTTGTGGGCGTTCGACGAGCCGAACAGCACCCCCTCGGGCACGATCACGGCCGCACGTCCTCCGTTGCGCAGCATCCGGATCATCAAGACCAGGAACAGCAGTTCGGTCTTGCGCGTCTTCACGAGCTTCTGCAGGTCCTTCGACACGGTCTCATCGTCGAGCGACCCCGCGAAGGGCGGATTGGCGAGCACGAGCGTGTACGTGTCGTCGCCGGGGTGCCCCTCCGACAGGGAGTCCGCTCGTTCGATGGTCGGGTTCTCGACGCCGTGCAGCAGCATGTTCATGCTCGCGATGCGCGCCATCGCCGCGTCGGAGTCGTACCCGGTGAACATCGGCCCGTTGAAGTGGGCGCGCCGTTCGGCATCCGTCCAGATCTCGGGGTGGTGTTCGCGCAGGTGTTCCTCGGCGGCGACGAGGAATCCGGCGGTGCCGACGGCCGGGTCGATGATGAGGTCGTCCGGCTTCGGCTGCTGCAGGTCGACCATGAGCGTGATGATGTGCCGCGCGGTGCGGAACTGCCCATTCGTGCCGCTGGTCGCGAGCTTCGAGAGCATGTACTCGTATATGTCGCCCTTGGTGTCGCGATCATCCATCGGGATCTCGGCCAGCAGGTCGACGACTTTCGTCAACAGCGCGGGCGTCGGGATCGTGAAGCGAGCGTCACGCATGTTGCGGGCGTAGCTCGAACCTTCGGCGCCGAGCCGGCGCAGCCAGGGAAAGACGTGCTCGGACACGACCTCGAACATCTCGGCGGGGGCGTAGTTCGTGAACACGCTCCACCGTAGGTCGCGGTAGGGGCGTCGCCCCGGTAGGTCACTGTCGTACCCCTCGGGGAAGACCGGGTCCTCGATCAGGTCGCCGAAGCGGGCGGCCTTCCTCTCGGCGAGGGTGTGGAGGTCGTCGAGCCGCTTGATGAACAGCAGGTAGGTGATCTGCTCGATCACCTCGACCGGGTTGGCAATGCCGCCGGACCAGAACGCATCCCACACCTTGTCGACTTGGCGTTTCAACTCACCTGTGACCACTGTTTACCTCTTTCGCGTGCCGTGTCCACGGTAGTCGAGCCTGCGCACGGCCAACGCGCCGTGAGCGGACGCGCCAGTGCTGCGGGGCGCCGCGACGATCTCTCCGCCCATCCTTCACGGATCTGTTCAAGGTAGTTCGGGCCGAAGAACGCGGACGATTACTTTTCAGTGTGATCGTGGATCTGCTGTCCCCTCTGCGCGGCGTCGCTCCAGATGTCGTGAACCACGACATCTGCGCCAATCAAGATGAGGGGTTGGAGCAGTCGACTGGGATTCTCGCCTGGCCACTTCGTGCCGGCTACTTCGAGGGCCCCCTCCGGAACAGACATGGCGCGCGTCGGGTCGGTGATTAGCGAGTCCGCTTTTCGAGTGTTGCAGGCAGCGTGCAGGGTGGTCAGATTGTCGAGGGTGTTCTCCCCGCCGTGGGCGTGCGGGTGGATGTGGTCGGCTTCCGGCGCAAGGGCCCAGAACACGATCGCCGCAGCGAGCGAGGGTCGGCCTGTGCTCTGGGTCGATGACTTCGCCAGCAACAGAGGCCTCCGGTACGCGCACTCCCCGCGGGCGCTAGCAGGCATCCGCCGCATCAACCCCTGGACCGGGATCACCATGGACGATGTGACCGCGATGAACACATGGCTGGCGCTCGCGGCCACTCCCGACGGCCAAGACCCGCTGCGTCGCCAGTGGCGTCGGGAACGCGACCAGCTCCGCCGACTCCACAGACAGGAATTGCCACCCGGCTGGCGTGCGCTCATCGTGTGACCGACCGGCGAGATACCGGCGAAACCCACGCTCACCCAGGCCAATCCAACGCGCCCGAAAACGGGCGCGTTCCGTGTTTTCCAGGCCGGGGCACCCCAGTCGGACATCCTAAGACCGAATTCAAAAACCCGAGACGCAGAAAAACGAGAAGGGCACCGGCTCGAAGCCAGTGCCCTTCTCGTTTTCCAACCGTTTTGCCGTCGGTCTTACCAACGGCTCTCCGGTCGGGATGACAGGATTTGAACCTGCGACCCCTTGACCCCCAGTCAAGTGCGCTACCAAGCTGCGCCACATCCCGGAGCCGCCCGCATGCGGGCAACTCGACTATCTTATCCCGATCCGACACCCGCCGCGAACACACAGCCCATCCGTCTGCATCTCGCGTGTGTCCCCGGTCGGCGGTAGCGTCTCGACATGGCTCGCATCACCATCCTCCCCGCGACAGCAGAACGGTTCGACGACGTCGAGATGACCCTCACGGGCGGGGGCGACGGCAAGTCCTGCCAGTGCCAGTGGTGGCTGCTGACGAATCGGGAGTTCGAGGGCACGACGCAGGACGAACGGATGCGGATGCTGCAGGAGGAGACCGCGCTGCCGGTGCCCCCTGGGCTCGTCGCGCAGGTCGACGGTCGGGCGGCGGGATGGGTGCGCGTGGGGCCACGCAGCATCCTGCGCCGCTTCGCCCGCTCACGGATCTACGGGCCGAACGCCCAGGGGTCCTGGGAGGACGAGGACGTGTGGGCGATCAGCTGCTTCAGCGTCCGTCGCGAGTTCCGCGGACAGGGCGTGAGCAAAGCCCTCCTGACGGCGGCTGTGGAGCAGGCACGGGCGGAGGGTGCACGAAGAGTGGAGGCGTATCCCCGCGACACCTCGGTCTCCCGGCCCAGCGCCAACGAGCTGTTCCGGGGCGCACTCTCGAGCTTCCTGGCTGCAGGGTTCAGCGAAACGGCCCGCCCCCGCCCCGATCGTCCGATCGTCTCCCTCGAGCTCACGTAGCGCCTTCCGCGCCGTGCGCTCGCGCCGCGCTACCGTGGACCGGTGCGCACCGTAGCGGAACCCGAAACCGTCACCACGCTGACCAGATCATGGTGGTGGGGCTTCGCCGTGTTCGCGGCTGCCTCCGTCGTGCACATCCTGGCCCTCGCTCTCGACGCCGGCGACGTCGCACGACCGACGAAGCTGCTCCTCATGCCCCTCCTGGTGCTCGCCGCACTGTGGGCATGGCGGGGAACGCGGCGCGGCGCCATCCCGGTCGCCCTCGTCATCGCGCTCATCCTGTCCTGGTTCGGCGACGGCGCGGCCACCTTCTTCCCCTTCGCGCCGGAGCTCCCGATGATGCTGCTCTGCTTCGGGCTCGCGCACGTGGTCTACATCTGGCTGTTCCTCACACGGCTGACACGACGGCGCGTCCCGATGTGGGCGCTCGTCTACGCCGCCTGGTGGCTGGTGCTCGTCATCGTGCTCTGGCCGCACCTCGGCGGGCTCGCCTTCGCTGTCGCAGCGTACGGGCTCGTCCTCGCCGGGACGGCCACGGCCGCTGCGCGATGCGGCGGCGTGATCGCGCTCGGCGGAGCCTTCTTCCTCGCCTCGGACACCGTGCTGGCCTTCCGGCTGTTCCTGCCGGACGCGATGCCCGATTGGACGAGCCCCCTCGTCATGCTGACCTACTGCCTCGGCCAGGCTCTGATCGCCGCCGGAGTCGTACTCGCCACCTCCACCAGGGCGACCACATGACCGACGCCACGTCTCCGGTCCGGGTCGACTCCTGGCTCTGGGCCGTCCGCGTCTACAAGACCCGATCGGCCGCCACCACCGCCTGTCGCGCCGGGCACGTGCGGATCGGTGGAGACCGCGCGAAAGCCGCCCAGCTGGTGCGACCCGGCGACGAGGTACGCGTGCGGATCGCCGGCTTCGACCGCACGTTGATCGTCCGTCAGACGATCGTCAAGCGCGTGAGCGCCCCCCTTGCCGCCCTCGCCGTGGAGGACCGCACTCCCCCACCGCCGCCCCGGGAGTCCATCCCGTTCACCCCGGTGCGGGACCGCGGTGCCGGTCGCCCCACGAAGCGCGAGCGCCGCGACCTCGACCGTCTGCGCGGGCGCGAGGACGAGTAAAGGCGAAGCCGACGGATACCCCGACCGTTCCTCCCCCGTCGCTCGGGAACGGAGTTGTCCACGGCTGTCCCCGCACAGCGGATATGGGCGCTCCGATGTCGGACCCCCTCTGCACAATGGGAACATGTCTTCGAAGGTTCCGATCCGGCAGTTCGACGCAGAGCACACTGCGCGCGCCGCGATCGTGGCCGAGGTCCTGTCCGCCGAGGCCGCGGTCGCGTCTGCGCAGGCGGCGGCCGCCCGGGCCTACGCGAAAGCCGCCGCCCACGCGGAGGAGACGGCGCGAGACGGCGCCGCGCGCGACCGCGACATGGCCGCGCGATCCCTCGCGGCGGAGATCGGCTGCGCAGGCCGGATGTCCGACCGCACCGTCCAGCACCGCATGGATGACGCCGAGGCTCTCGTCACCCGATACCCGGCGACGGTCCTGGCCTGGGGCGAGGGGCGCATCTCGCAGACCCACGTCCGAGCGGTCGCGGACGCGGGTCTTCCCCTCGATGCCGACGACCGGGCGTTGTTCGATGCCGCAGCCGTCCACATCTGCGAAGCCGAGACGCCGGCCCGGGCGAGGCGGCTGCTCGACATGCTCGCCGAGAAACTGAACCCCCGCACCCTCACCGAGCGTCACCGGGACGCCCGTGAGACCCGCGCCGTCCGAGTGCTCCCCCTGGCCGACGGGATGGCCGAACTCACCGTCATCGTCCCCGCCGCTCTGGCCCACGCGATCCATGACCGGCTCACCAGACAGGCCAGAGTCGTCAAGGATGCCGCTGAACGCGCGCGCACATCCGTGCCGGATGCCCCGCCCGAGGGCGCGCCCATGGTTCCCGCATCGTCCCCTGCTGCAGACCCTGAGCCCAGCCCGCACGAGATCATCGCGTCCGACCGGCGCACACTCGATCAGATCCGCGCCGATGTGCTCGCGGACATGCTCCTCACCGGGTGTCCGGACGCGGATCCCACTGCAACCGGTGACGCGCCCGGTGCACTCGGCGCCATCCGAGCCGTGGTGCAGGTGGTCGTCCCGGCCCTGGTCCTCGCCGGCACGAGCGACGACCCCGCGGAACTGGACGGGCGCTCACCCATCGACGCGGACACAGCCCGGCGCCTCGCAGGCGGATGCACCGGATGGGACCGCATCCTCACGCATCCGGTCACCGGCGACGTCCTCCGGACCGACAGGTACCGCCCGACCGACGCCATGAAGCGCTACCTCCGGGCGCGGGATAAGCACTGCAGGTTCCCGGGATGCCGCATGCCCGCCGTGCGGTCTGACGAAGACCACACCCTCGACTACGCCTTCGGCGGTCAGACGACCGTCGAGAACCTCGGGCACCTGTGCAAGCGCCACCACACCCTCAAGCACGCCACCCCCTGGACGGTGCGACAACTCGCGGGCGGGGTGCTCGAATGGACCTCACCCCTGGGCCAGATCTACAGCGACGACCCACCGGCGGTCGGACCCACCAGCGTCCAGTTCGTACCCGACGGCGACCCGCCGCCGTTCTGAGTCGGCGCACGCCCACAGGACCGTCCTCCGCCCGCTCGGGCAGGAGTCCCACTCGCTCGGGCAGCTGTGCCCGGCTTGTCACTCGGGCCGTAGTGCCCGGCCTATCACTCCGGCAGGAGGTCCAGCAACCAGCCGGCGCCGTGCACAGTGGCACCCACCGCGGCGCAGCGCTGAGCGAGTTCACGGTCGCTCGTGACGACCGTGACCACGTCGCCGGCTGCCACCCGCTCACTCGCCTGAGCGACGATCGCGTCATCCCCCGCTGCCGGCGCCGGAACGACACGGACCGGCCCGTTGACACCGTCGGAGGGTGCAGACGCGGCGCGCGCCTTCCCCTCCACCACCACATCGAACTCCGGGTACCAGGTGTCGGCGCCGAGCCCCAACGCCGACGCAGGCACACCGGCCCGCGCGAGCGCGTCGAACCGGGTGAGCAGCCGTCTTGTCGCGCCCGCTCGATCGCGCCACCATCCGTCCGGCACCGCCCCGACGACGTTCGCCGCATCGACGATCACGGTCGGGCGGACATCGATGAGCGCGCGCAGCATGGCCCACGAGTCGCCGAAACCGGGATGCAGCGGGTAGTCCGCGACCTGGTCGACCGGCACCCACGACAGCTCCACGCTCTCCGGGTCGCTGATCACGGGTTCGAACGGCTCGACGACGTCGGCGAGGAGCGTCGTGTACGACCAGTACCCGAGCTCGAGAACACTCAGAAGCCGGGGACGCACCGCACCATCCGGTACGCCCGCCTCTTCCGTCGCCTCGCGCACGGCGCCGTCCGTGGCGGACTCGCCCTCGTGCCGGGCACCGCCGGGGAGGCCCCACGTCCCCCCGAAGTGACTCCAGGAGACGCGGTGCTGCAGCAGCACGCCGCGCGCGGCATCCACCGCAAGCAGACCAGCGGCGCCGAAACGCCCCCAGTACCGCTCGCCCGTGGGGGCGATCACCCAGGCGTCGCCGGCATCGCGCGGACCGAGCGGGCGGCGCGGCTCGTCGGGGCGGGGAGGCTCAATCGTCACCGTTCCACCCTGTCATAGTCGCGCCGGCCCGCCGGTCACCGCTGCTTGCGTTCGCGCACCCGCATGTTGATGACGATGGGCGAACCTTCGAAGCCGTAGATCTCGCGCAGCCGACGCTGGATGAAGCGGCGGTAGCCGGGGTCGAGGAACCCGGTCGTGAACAGCACGAATGTCGGCGGGCGCGTGCTCGCCTGGGTCCCGAACAGGATGCGGGGCTGCTTGCCACCGCGCAGCGGGTGCGGGTGCTCGGCGACGAGCTCCGAGAGGAACGCGTTGAACTTGCCCGTCGAGATGCGCTGATCCCACGACTCGAGAGCCGTCTCGAGCGCCGGCACGAGCTTGTCGAGGTGACGTCCGGTGCGCGCGGAGATGTTCACCCGCGGTGCCCACGCCACGTGGGCGAGGTCCTGCTCGATCTCGCGCTCCAGATAGCGACGCCGGTCGATGTTCTCCATCTCCGGGGTGTTCAGCAGGTCCCACTTGTTGAAGGCCAGGACGAGCGCGCGCCCGGATTCGAGCACCATGTCGATGATGCGGACGTCCTGCTCGCTGAGCGGCTGCGAGATGTCGAGCACGACCACGGCCACCTCGGCCTTCTCGAGCGCCGCCGACGTGCGCAGCGACGCGTAGAAGTCGGCGCCCTGCGACAGGTGCACGCGGCGGCGGATGCCGGCGGTGTCGACCAGACGCCACAGCTTGCCGCCGAGCTCGACGATCTCGTCGACCGGGTCGCGCGTGGTGCCGGCGAGCTCGTTCACGACGACGCGCTCCTCGCCCGCCGCCTTGTTCAGCAGCGACGACTTGCCGACGTTCGGGCGTCCGAGGATCGCGACGCGGCGCGGACCACCGATTTCGTGCTTGGCGACGGCGGACACGTCCGGCAGCACCTTCATGACGTGGTCGAGCAGGTCGGCCACGCCGCGGCCGTGGATCGCGGAGACCGGATACGGCTCGCCGAGTCCGAGGTTCCAGAGCGCAGCCGCCTCCGGCTCGTGCCGGGCGTCGTCGATCTTGTTCGCGACCAGCAGCACGGGCTTCCCGCTCCGGCGGAGGAGCTTCACCACGTGCTCATCGGTCGAGGTCGCACCGACCATGGCGTCCACGACGAACAGGACGACGTCGGCGAGATCGATCGCGATCTCCGCCTGAGCGGCGACGGACTTGTCGATGCCGCGGGCGTCCGGCTCCCACCCGCCGGTGTCCACGAGGGAGAAGCGACGCTCCATCCACTCCGCCTTGTAGGTGACGCGGTCGCGGGTCACGCCGGGGGTGTCCTCGACGACCGCCTCGCGACGGCCGAGGATGCGGTTCACGAGCGCCGACTTGCCCACGTTCGGCCGGCCCACGATCGCGACCACCGGAAGCGCCGGAAGGTACTCGATACCGTCCCCGGAGCCGACCAGCCCGGACAGGACCGCGGCATCCTCCTCGTCCAGGTCGTAGTCGGACAGCGACGCCCGGAGCGCGACGGCCCGCTGCTCGGCGAGCGTCTCGTCCAGGTCCGCCAGCCTCTCCTCCAGCTGGTCCGGCCCTGCTTCGTACTCGTCCTCAGCGCGCATTCTGCACCTCCTGCATGTTCCCGATGAGGGCGATGAGCGCCGACACCGATCCTTCGAAATCGAGATCCGTGGAGTCGACGACGTCGACCCCCGGAGCCGCCGTCATGAAGTCCACGACGGCGGAGTCGGATGCATCACGCCGGTGCAGTGCGTCTGCGACGGCCGCGGCATCCTGTCCGGTCAGCTCGGCCGAGCGGCGGGCGGCGCGCACCTCGGGCGAGGCGGTCAGCAGCACGCGCACCGGAGCGTCCGGGGCGACGACGGTCGTGATGTCGCGTCCTTCGACGACGACACCCGGGCGTTCGGAGTCGGCCACGAGCTCGCGGAACCGGCCGTTCAGCGTCTCGCGGATGACGGGGACCCGGGCGACACCGCTCACGGCCTCGGCGACCCGGGTCTCGCGGATGGCGGATGTCACGTCGACATCACCCACCCGCACCCAGTAGTCATCGGGGTCGAGGGATATCCCGGCCTCGAACTCCCCCATCGCCTCGGTCACCGCGGTGGCATCCGACGTGTCCAGCCGGCGTTCCAGCGCGAACCAGGCGAGGGCGCGGTACATCGCCCCGGTGTCGAGGTAGCCGAAGCCGAGCCGGCGGGCCACCTCTTTCGACACGGAGGACTTGCCGCTCCCGGCGGGGCCGTCCACGGCGACGAGGAAGACGTCCTCAGTCATTGGCTGTACTCGCAATCTTCCATCCGCGCGACTCCAGGCCCGCGACGGCGGGGCCTGCGGCGCTCGGCGCGACGCTGATCTCAGCGAGGCCGAATTGGGCGCCGGGAGAATGCTCCAGGCGCAGGTCTTCCACGTTCACGCCCAGCTCGCCGAGCTCCCCGAAGAGCCGGCCGAGCTGGCCCGGGGTGTCGTCGACCATGACGACGATCGTCTCGAAGCGGCGGTTCTGTCCATGCTTGCCGGGGAGGCGTTCGACGCCCTGGTTCCCGCGGCGGATGGTGTCGGCCACCGTCTTGCGCGCACCGGGCGCGTCGGGTGCCCGCAGCGCGTCGGCGACTCCGGCGAGGTCGGCCGCGAGCTCGTCGAGCACCGCCACGACGGGTTCGGCGTTCGCGCCCAGGATCTGCACCCAGAGTTCGGGAGCGGACGCGGCGATGCGCGTCGTGTCGCGGACGCCCTGGCCGGCCAGGCGCAGCAGCCCCTCCGGAGCCGGGACGAACCGGCTGGCGAGCAGGCTGGCCACCAGCTGCGGTACGTGCGAGACGAGCGCGACCGAGCGGTCGTGCTCGTCGGGAGTCATCTCGAGGGGTGTCGCGCCGAGGTCCAATGCCAGGCCCTCCACGAGGAGCAGATCGGACGCCGACGTCTCCTCGTCCCGGCAGACCACCCACGGCCGTCCCACGAAGAGGTCGGCACGCGCGGCGATGGCGCCGCCCCGCTCGCGTCCGGCGAGCGGATGGGAGCCGATGTAGCGGCGGAGGTCCACGCCGCGCTCGCGCAGGGTGTGCAGCGGGGCGAGCTTCACGCTCGCGACGTCCGTCACGACGGCCTGCGGATGGTCGCCGAGTTCGCGCTCGATCACATCTGCGGTGACATCGGGCGGGACCGCCACGACCACGAGGATCGGCCGGTCGTCGGCGCGCGCGGCGCGCCCCGCGCCGTAGTCCACGGCGAGACGCAACTGTGCCGGAGAGGTGTCGTCGAGGGCGACGTCGACGCCGAGCGCGGTCAGGGCATGACCGATGCTGGCTCCCAGCAGTCCGGCACCGACGATGCGGACGGTGCCGGGGGTGCGCACGGCGACGCGCGCTGATGCGGCGTGAGGGATGGTCTCGCTCACTCGTTCTCCTGCTCTCCGGGCGGCGCCTCCTCGGCACCGCGGCGCGCGAGCGTGAGAAGCGCACCCCGCTCCACTGTAGTCAACTCCCGCGTCCGTCCCAGCGCGAGGGTCCCGAGGTGCAGCGGGCCGAACTGCCGGCGCACCAGCTCGCGGACGGGGTGACCGACCTCGGCGAGCATGCGCCGCACGATCCGGTTCCGTCCCGAGTGCAGCGTCAGCTCCACCAGGCTCGTCTCCCCGGAGGTGTCCAGGAGACGCGCCTTGTCCGCGCGGATCGGGCCGTCCTCGAGGTCGATCCCCCGGGTCAGCCGGGCGATGGTCTGCGCGGTCATGCGGCCCTCGACCTTCGCGATGTACACCTTGGTGACGCCGAAGGACGGATGTGCCAGCACGTGCGCGAGGGCTCCGTCGTTGGTGAGGATCAGCAGCCCGCTCGTGTCGGCGTCCAAGCGCCCCACGTTGTAGAGCCGCTCTTCCCAGTCCTTGGTGTACTGACGCAGGTCAGGACGTCCCCGGTCGTCGGCCATGGTGCTGACGACACCGGTGGGCTTGTTGAGCATCACGTAGCGCTTCGACTGGTCGAGCTGGATGGCCGTGCCGTCGACGTCGACGAGGTCGGTCTCCGGGTGGATGCGGCTGCCGAGCTCGGTGACCGTCTCGCCGTTCACCCGGACGCGCCCGGCGACGATGAGGTCCTCGGCCACGCGACGGGACGCGACGCCGGCGTTCGCCAGCACCTTCTGCAGGCGGACGCCCTCGGTATCGGCGGGTCCTTGTTCGCTCACTGTCTTTCCTCCTGCTGTGCACGCACACGCATGCTCAGCGTGTGACTTCGTCGAAGCCGGCCGATCCGTCATCCAGGAGCGGCGAGATGTGCGGCAGTTCGTCGAGGGAATTGATCCCGAGATGGCCCAGGAGCGCCTCGGTCGTCCCGTAGAGGATGGCTCCGGTCTCCCCGTCGTGACCGACCTCGGTGATCAGGCCGCGCCCCACGAGGGTCCGCACGACCGAATCCACGTTCACCGCACGTATCGAGGCTACCTGTCCGCGGGTGACAGGTTGCTTATAGGCGATCACGGCGAGCGTCTCGAGCGCCGCCTGGGACAGGCGGGAGGGCTGTTGCGTGCCGAGGAACTCCGAGATCAGCCGGTCGTAGTCCTCCCGGACGTACAGCCGCCATCCCCCGCCGACCTCGCGCAGCTCGAAGCCGCGACGCGGACCGCCCGATTCGCCGTCGTAGTCGGCGACGAGAGCTGCGACGGCTTTGCGGACCGCGGGCACGGGCGCGCTGACGGCCGCGGCGAGGCTCACGAGGCTGTGCGGCTCGTCCACGACCAGGAGGATCGCCTCCAGCCGGCTTGCCACGGATCCGACGTCCTGGGGCCACCCTTCGGTGGTCGGCTCCTCCGTCATCGAGGTCTCGTTCGGGCCGGGTACGGCGTCATCGGTCATAGTCGGCTCCCAGTGTGGCGAGGTTCTCTTCGGACCAGCGTTCCGCGCTCCATCGCAACGTCAGCTCCCCGAGTGGTTCCAGCTGCTCGAACGACAGCGCGGCCAGGCGGTAGAGCTCGAGGACCGAGAGGAACCGCGCGACGACGACTCCGGGCACGGTCACGCCGGCGACCAGCTCGCGGAAGGTCAGGGTGCCGCGGTCGCGCAGGAGCGTGACGACGATGGCCGCCTGTTCCCGGATGCTGACGAGCGGGGCGTGGAGGTGGTCGAGCCCGACCACCGGGATCTCCTTGGGCGCCATGGCCAGGACCGCCAGCGCGGCGAAGTCGTCGGGGCTGAGTGACCAGACGAGTTCGGGAGCGGCCTGCCGGTACTTCTCGTCGATCCGGACGTTCCGGGTGTGCCGCCGGTCCTCACGTTCCAGGGAGCGTGCGAACCAAGCCGACACCTCCTTGAACGCGCGGTACTGCAGCAGGCGCGCGAAGAGCAGGTCACGCGCTTCGAGGAGGGCGACGG
The sequence above is a segment of the Microbacterium caowuchunii genome. Coding sequences within it:
- a CDS encoding GNAT family N-acetyltransferase, with the translated sequence MARITILPATAERFDDVEMTLTGGGDGKSCQCQWWLLTNREFEGTTQDERMRMLQEETALPVPPGLVAQVDGRAAGWVRVGPRSILRRFARSRIYGPNAQGSWEDEDVWAISCFSVRREFRGQGVSKALLTAAVEQARAEGARRVEAYPRDTSVSRPSANELFRGALSSFLAAGFSETARPRPDRPIVSLELT
- a CDS encoding lysoplasmalogenase — encoded protein: MRTVAEPETVTTLTRSWWWGFAVFAAASVVHILALALDAGDVARPTKLLLMPLLVLAALWAWRGTRRGAIPVALVIALILSWFGDGAATFFPFAPELPMMLLCFGLAHVVYIWLFLTRLTRRRVPMWALVYAAWWLVLVIVLWPHLGGLAFAVAAYGLVLAGTATAAARCGGVIALGGAFFLASDTVLAFRLFLPDAMPDWTSPLVMLTYCLGQALIAAGVVLATSTRATT
- a CDS encoding HNH endonuclease signature motif containing protein, which gives rise to MSSKVPIRQFDAEHTARAAIVAEVLSAEAAVASAQAAAARAYAKAAAHAEETARDGAARDRDMAARSLAAEIGCAGRMSDRTVQHRMDDAEALVTRYPATVLAWGEGRISQTHVRAVADAGLPLDADDRALFDAAAVHICEAETPARARRLLDMLAEKLNPRTLTERHRDARETRAVRVLPLADGMAELTVIVPAALAHAIHDRLTRQARVVKDAAERARTSVPDAPPEGAPMVPASSPAADPEPSPHEIIASDRRTLDQIRADVLADMLLTGCPDADPTATGDAPGALGAIRAVVQVVVPALVLAGTSDDPAELDGRSPIDADTARRLAGGCTGWDRILTHPVTGDVLRTDRYRPTDAMKRYLRARDKHCRFPGCRMPAVRSDEDHTLDYAFGGQTTVENLGHLCKRHHTLKHATPWTVRQLAGGVLEWTSPLGQIYSDDPPAVGPTSVQFVPDGDPPPF
- a CDS encoding RNA-binding S4 domain-containing protein; protein product: MTDATSPVRVDSWLWAVRVYKTRSAATTACRAGHVRIGGDRAKAAQLVRPGDEVRVRIAGFDRTLIVRQTIVKRVSAPLAALAVEDRTPPPPPRESIPFTPVRDRGAGRPTKRERRDLDRLRGREDE
- a CDS encoding restriction endonuclease subunit S, with protein sequence MTWETVPLGTLATLNPRGQNNQITATFLGMADLAEDGKTSQGVQLKPEDLKPGYTPFRNKDLLVAKITPCFENGKIGQASIPTDQGWGSTEFHVVRPDDARINRRYLLHFLRSPVVRASGQIRMTGSGGQRRVPADFLRQLSVPLPPLAEQRRIAAILDEADAIVRNSQMMLDSATSVITSGLGDSILLTPDVEMRPLSDFIDPARPLTYGILKPGPDIDGGIPYIRVADMDGVGIRLAGVRRTTPEISKQYRRSQLKRGDLLMSIRGHVGRLALIPEEIDGANITQDSARIAADGVRPEFLAVWIRSQQSQRWMARHTKGVAVRGINLGDLRNLPTPVVSEAEQNRIAAVAREFAEARLTAARRLDRARALFASLQHRAFRGEL
- a CDS encoding HNH endonuclease, which codes for MVIPVQGLMRRMPASARGECAYRRPLLLAKSSTQSTGRPSLAAAIVFWALAPEADHIHPHAHGGENTLDNLTTLHAACNTRKADSLITDPTRAMSVPEGALEVAGTKWPGENPSRLLQPLILIGADVVVHDIWSDAAQRGQQIHDHTEK
- a CDS encoding NUDIX domain-containing protein, whose protein sequence is MTIEPPRPDEPRRPLGPRDAGDAWVIAPTGERYWGRFGAAGLLAVDAARGVLLQHRVSWSHFGGTWGLPGGARHEGESATDGAVREATEEAGVPDGAVRPRLLSVLELGYWSYTTLLADVVEPFEPVISDPESVELSWVPVDQVADYPLHPGFGDSWAMLRALIDVRPTVIVDAANVVGAVPDGWWRDRAGATRRLLTRFDALARAGVPASALGLGADTWYPEFDVVVEGKARAASAPSDGVNGPVRVVPAPAAGDDAIVAQASERVAAGDVVTVVTSDRELAQRCAAVGATVHGAGWLLDLLPE
- a CDS encoding type I restriction-modification system subunit M, yielding MVTGELKRQVDKVWDAFWSGGIANPVEVIEQITYLLFIKRLDDLHTLAERKAARFGDLIEDPVFPEGYDSDLPGRRPYRDLRWSVFTNYAPAEMFEVVSEHVFPWLRRLGAEGSSYARNMRDARFTIPTPALLTKVVDLLAEIPMDDRDTKGDIYEYMLSKLATSGTNGQFRTARHIITLMVDLQQPKPDDLIIDPAVGTAGFLVAAEEHLREHHPEIWTDAERRAHFNGPMFTGYDSDAAMARIASMNMLLHGVENPTIERADSLSEGHPGDDTYTLVLANPPFAGSLDDETVSKDLQKLVKTRKTELLFLVLMIRMLRNGGRAAVIVPEGVLFGSSNAHKAVRRMLVDDHKLDAVIKLPSGTFKPYTGVSTAILLFTKTSSGGTDRVWFYDVRADGMTLDDKRTPIEANDLPDVLSRWRNQDAEADRARTDQSFFVPKQEIVDNGYDLSLNRYKEIEVEDVEHRSPQEILDELDALEVEIQDGLKRLREMLA